A single Anopheles arabiensis isolate DONGOLA chromosome 2, AaraD3, whole genome shotgun sequence DNA region contains:
- the LOC120896120 gene encoding charged multivesicular body protein 5 — protein MNRLFGKSKPKEPGPSISDCISGVDARAEAIEGKIKTLDNELRKYKDQMAKMREGPAKNAVKQKAMRVLKQRKQYESQVENLRNQSFNMEQANFAHQTLKDTQATVSAMKDGMKSMKKEFKKINIEEIEDIQDDMADMLEQADEVQEAMGRTYGMPELDDDELQAELDALGDEIALDDDASYLDDVVKAPEAPDKEPGADSVTNKDGILVDEFGLPKIPASVKTT, from the exons ATGAACCGTTTGTTCGGTAAATCGAAACCCAAAGAACCGGGCCCAAGCATCAGTGATTGTATCAGCGGG GTCGATGCACGGGCGGAAGCAATCGAGGGAAAGATCAAAACGTTGGACAATGAGCTGCGCAAATACAAGGACCAGATGGCCAAGATGCGCGAGGGGCCGGCCAAGAACGCCGTCAAGCAGAAGGCGATGCGGGTGCTGAAGCAGCGCAAACAGTACGAAAGCCAGGTAGAGAACCTGCGGAACCAGTCGTTCAACATGGAGCAGGCCAACTTTGCGCACCAGACGCTGAAGGACACGCAGGCAACGGTGAGCGCCATGAAGGACGGCATGAAGTCGATGAAGAAAGAGTTCAAAAAGATCAACATCGAGGAGATCGAGGACATACAGGACGACATGGCGGACATGCTGGAGCAGGCGGACGAAGTGCAGGAAGCGATGGGCCGAACGTACGGCATGCCCGAGCTGGACGATGATGAGCTGCAGGCCGAGCTGGATGCGCTCGGTGACGAGATTGCCCTCGACGACGATGCCAGCTACCTGGACGATGTGGTGAAAGCGCCGGAAGCACCGGACAAGGAACCGGGTGCGGATAGCGTCACCAATAAGGACGGTATACTGGTGGACGAGTTCGGCCTGCCAAAGATTCCTGCCTCCGTCAAAACGACCTAA